The Myxococcus fulvus genome has a window encoding:
- a CDS encoding MMPL family transporter encodes MRNKWAILWLLVVLVVGAHQVRFWRSARLDTDVLALLPEDEQAPEVGAATRKLADQAGRELVMLVGAADWDSAQRAADVVKVELSREDSPLKASALDASSLETALELYRPYRDRLLTSSQREWLAKASPEELGGTALMKLYQPAGPKLTDWEADPLGLWPDWWAARASESTARPRDGRLWLSGEGREWVLLAWHSQVSAFALGDEGNITSAVARARAAMEAQVPGSRMVSAGVPLYAEAAASQASSEMSTIGIGSLAAVLLLVWLTFRSVRPIVLVGLSLALGCAVALSVTALVFERVHLLTLVFGSSLVGVAEDYGFHYFAARQGRPPSERWPLMRGLLPGMVLALATSVVAYLALGVAPFPGLRQMALFSATGLVAAFLTVACWFPLLDTGELPVTSFATRFAASLSRWPRFTHTPAWWVGTAVLGLFVVGGLWRLGTRDDVRQLQNAPAHLVSDQRELGRLLGLPSPAQFFLVGGDDSEQVLEREAALKAKLDPLVTQKVLSGYRAVSDWLPSRVQQRADAELSARAEAQAVAAVAEATGEAPTRARFADDVLTPERLLASPASAAIRQQWLGRLGDSHFSIVMLRGLNDPSVLPRVAEVAQGLEGVRWVDKTREISSLLERYRRLMGGLIVLGYLAVLMLLVARFRRQAWRAWVPTVLGTLVTLACFGWVGEPLQLFTVLGLMLLLGMGVDYGIFMLEHPGDNSAWLAVALAGVSTLLSFGLLGLSATPALRSFGLTMLLGEVTIWVLTPCCRLPSGKDVS; translated from the coding sequence TTGCGAAATAAGTGGGCCATCCTGTGGCTGCTCGTGGTGCTCGTCGTGGGCGCGCACCAGGTCCGGTTCTGGCGCTCGGCGCGCCTGGACACGGATGTGCTGGCGCTGCTGCCGGAGGACGAGCAGGCCCCCGAGGTCGGCGCCGCCACGCGCAAGCTCGCCGACCAGGCCGGCCGTGAGCTGGTGATGCTGGTGGGCGCGGCGGACTGGGACTCGGCCCAGCGCGCGGCGGACGTCGTCAAGGTGGAGCTGTCGCGCGAGGACTCGCCGCTGAAGGCCTCCGCGCTGGATGCGTCCTCGCTGGAGACGGCACTGGAGCTGTACCGGCCCTATCGCGACCGGCTGCTCACGTCCTCGCAGCGCGAGTGGCTGGCGAAGGCGAGCCCGGAGGAGCTGGGCGGCACCGCGCTGATGAAGCTGTACCAGCCCGCGGGCCCGAAGCTGACGGACTGGGAGGCGGACCCGCTGGGCCTGTGGCCCGACTGGTGGGCGGCGCGCGCGTCGGAGAGCACCGCGCGTCCGCGGGATGGACGCCTGTGGTTGTCGGGCGAGGGGCGTGAGTGGGTGCTGCTCGCGTGGCACAGCCAGGTGTCCGCCTTCGCGCTGGGCGACGAGGGGAACATCACCTCCGCGGTGGCGCGGGCGCGCGCGGCCATGGAGGCCCAGGTGCCGGGCAGCCGGATGGTGTCCGCGGGCGTGCCGCTGTACGCGGAGGCCGCCGCGTCCCAGGCCAGCTCGGAGATGTCCACCATCGGCATCGGCTCGCTCGCGGCGGTGCTGTTGCTCGTCTGGCTCACGTTCCGCTCGGTGCGGCCCATCGTCCTGGTCGGCCTGTCGCTGGCGCTCGGGTGCGCCGTCGCGCTGAGCGTCACGGCCCTGGTCTTCGAGCGGGTGCACCTGCTCACCCTGGTGTTCGGCTCCAGCCTGGTGGGCGTGGCGGAGGACTACGGCTTCCACTACTTCGCCGCGCGCCAGGGCAGGCCGCCCTCGGAGCGCTGGCCGCTGATGCGGGGCCTCTTGCCCGGCATGGTGCTGGCGCTGGCCACCAGCGTGGTGGCGTACCTGGCGCTGGGCGTCGCGCCCTTCCCTGGCCTGCGGCAGATGGCGCTCTTCTCCGCCACGGGCCTGGTCGCCGCGTTCCTCACCGTCGCGTGCTGGTTCCCCCTGCTGGATACGGGGGAGCTGCCGGTGACGTCCTTCGCCACCCGCTTCGCCGCGTCGCTGTCGCGCTGGCCGCGCTTCACGCACACGCCCGCGTGGTGGGTGGGCACGGCGGTGCTCGGCCTGTTCGTCGTCGGCGGCCTGTGGCGGCTGGGCACGCGCGATGACGTGCGCCAGCTCCAGAACGCGCCCGCGCACCTCGTCTCCGACCAGCGCGAACTGGGGCGCCTGCTCGGCCTGCCCAGCCCCGCCCAGTTCTTCCTGGTGGGCGGCGACGACTCGGAGCAGGTGCTGGAGCGGGAGGCCGCGCTCAAGGCGAAGCTGGACCCGCTCGTCACGCAGAAGGTGCTCTCGGGCTACCGCGCGGTGTCGGACTGGCTGCCCAGTCGGGTGCAGCAGCGCGCGGACGCGGAGCTGAGCGCGCGCGCTGAAGCCCAGGCGGTGGCCGCGGTGGCCGAGGCCACGGGCGAGGCTCCCACGCGCGCCCGCTTCGCCGACGACGTGCTCACCCCCGAGCGGCTGTTGGCCAGCCCCGCCTCGGCCGCCATCCGCCAGCAGTGGCTGGGACGACTGGGCGACAGCCACTTCAGCATCGTCATGCTGCGCGGGCTCAATGACCCGTCCGTGCTGCCGCGCGTGGCCGAGGTCGCGCAGGGCCTGGAGGGCGTGCGCTGGGTGGACAAGACGCGGGAGATCTCCAGCCTGCTGGAGCGCTACCGCCGGCTGATGGGCGGGCTCATCGTGCTGGGCTACCTGGCGGTGCTGATGCTGCTGGTCGCGCGCTTCCGACGACAGGCATGGCGGGCGTGGGTGCCCACGGTGCTGGGGACGCTGGTGACGCTGGCCTGCTTCGGCTGGGTCGGCGAGCCGCTCCAGCTCTTCACGGTGCTCGGCCTCATGCTCCTGCTGGGCATGGGGGTGGACTACGGCATCTTCATGTTGGAGCACCCCGGGGACAACTCCGCCTGGCTCGCGGTGGCGCTGGCGGGCGTGAGCACCCTGCTCTCCTTCGGACTCCTGGGACTCTCCGCCACGCCGGCGCTGCGCTCCTTCGGACTCACCATGTTGTTGGGCGAAGTCACCATCTGGGTGCTGACGCCCTGTTGCAGACTGCCATCAGGCAAGGACGTATCGTGA
- a CDS encoding NAD(P)/FAD-dependent oxidoreductase, with amino-acid sequence MKIEKTEVVIIGAGPSGSVAAGILRKQGRQVLILEREEFPRFSIGESLLPQSMQYIEEAGMIRDVVEAGFQYKNGAAFVRGDKYTDFDFREKSSQGWGTTYQVQRAHFDHVLALAAERMGATLRFRHTVESVDVSGPTPELTARGPDGEPYRVQARFLLDASGFGRVLPRLLSLETPSDFPVRGALFTHVEDRVAPGTFDRTKIRITVHPQHVHVWYWTIPFSNGRCSLGVVAKREYLEQFKGTETERLKAIVAEDPSLSGLLKDAVWDTPARAITGYAANVKSLWGNGFALLGNAGEFLDPVFSSGVTIAVKSASLAAKCIAREFAGEKVDWEADYAVPLKGGVDTFRTFVESWYQGGFQDVIFHPNASPEVRKMISAILAGYAWDKENPFVADSKRRLGVLEKLCAA; translated from the coding sequence GTGAAGATCGAAAAAACGGAAGTCGTCATCATCGGGGCGGGTCCGTCGGGTTCAGTGGCGGCGGGCATCCTGCGCAAACAAGGCCGTCAGGTGTTGATCCTGGAGCGCGAGGAATTCCCCCGCTTCTCCATCGGAGAGAGCCTGTTGCCGCAGAGCATGCAGTACATCGAGGAAGCGGGGATGATCCGCGACGTCGTGGAGGCGGGCTTCCAGTACAAGAACGGCGCGGCCTTCGTGCGCGGCGACAAGTACACGGACTTCGACTTCCGCGAGAAGTCCTCCCAGGGCTGGGGCACCACGTACCAGGTGCAGCGCGCGCACTTCGACCACGTGCTGGCGCTCGCCGCCGAGCGCATGGGCGCCACGTTGCGCTTCCGCCACACCGTGGAGTCCGTGGACGTCTCCGGCCCCACGCCGGAGCTGACGGCGCGCGGCCCCGACGGTGAGCCGTACCGCGTCCAGGCCCGCTTCCTGCTCGACGCCAGCGGCTTCGGCCGCGTGCTGCCCCGCCTCCTGTCGCTGGAGACGCCGTCCGACTTCCCGGTGCGCGGCGCGCTCTTCACGCACGTGGAGGACCGCGTCGCGCCGGGCACGTTCGACCGCACCAAGATTCGCATCACCGTGCACCCCCAGCACGTGCACGTCTGGTACTGGACCATCCCCTTCTCCAACGGACGCTGCTCGCTGGGCGTGGTGGCCAAGCGCGAGTACCTGGAGCAGTTCAAGGGCACGGAGACGGAGCGGCTCAAGGCCATCGTCGCGGAGGATCCGTCGCTGTCCGGGCTCTTGAAGGACGCCGTCTGGGACACGCCCGCGCGCGCCATCACCGGCTACGCGGCCAACGTGAAGTCACTGTGGGGCAACGGCTTCGCGCTGCTCGGCAACGCGGGCGAGTTCCTGGACCCCGTCTTCTCCTCCGGCGTCACCATCGCGGTGAAGTCCGCGAGTCTGGCGGCGAAGTGCATCGCCCGGGAGTTCGCGGGCGAGAAGGTCGACTGGGAGGCCGACTACGCGGTGCCCCTCAAGGGCGGCGTGGACACGTTCCGCACCTTCGTCGAGTCCTGGTACCAGGGCGGCTTCCAGGACGTCATCTTCCACCCCAACGCCTCGCCCGAGGTGCGCAAGATGATCTCCGCCATCCTCGCCGGCTACGCGTGGGACAAGGAGAACCCCTTCGTGGCCGACAGCAAGCGCCGGCTCGGCGTGCTCGAGAAGCTGTGCGCGGCCTGA
- a CDS encoding DUF3261 domain-containing protein, with protein MRGLIATIALVGLASCVTPAPRRGAPEVALPALALTPASLGASVSLTQRLSFAHEMDPGGPRSLEALLEVDPAALRLAGFALGQRVFTMEWDGERLEEQRDARVPEQFQSRTVLRDIQLVYWPAPAVRDALPPGWTLEDAPGQRVLRYGDKEWMSVRYGGEPRWKGRAELVNAAEHYRLTIDSQPTEE; from the coding sequence GTGCGCGGCCTGATCGCCACCATCGCCCTGGTGGGGCTCGCCTCCTGCGTCACCCCGGCCCCGCGCCGGGGCGCGCCGGAGGTGGCCTTGCCCGCGCTCGCCCTGACGCCGGCCTCGCTTGGCGCCAGCGTCAGCCTGACGCAGCGGCTGAGCTTCGCCCACGAGATGGATCCAGGCGGACCGCGCTCGCTGGAGGCCCTGCTGGAGGTCGACCCGGCGGCGCTGCGCCTGGCCGGCTTCGCGCTCGGCCAGCGGGTCTTCACCATGGAATGGGACGGCGAGCGACTGGAGGAGCAGCGGGACGCGCGGGTGCCCGAGCAGTTCCAGTCGCGGACGGTGCTGCGCGACATCCAGCTGGTCTACTGGCCCGCCCCCGCGGTGCGGGATGCGCTCCCGCCAGGATGGACGCTCGAGGACGCCCCGGGCCAGCGAGTCTTACGGTATGGAGACAAGGAGTGGATGTCGGTGCGCTATGGTGGAGAGCCCCGCTGGAAGGGCCGCGCGGAGCTGGTCAACGCGGCGGAACACTACCGGCTGACCATCGACTCCCAACCCACGGAGGAGTGA
- a CDS encoding beta-ketoacyl-ACP synthase, with the protein MTPPVFLNHLGVVCALGHGTTEVAQALFGEQPTGVAPSPDFASRVLHVGHVTSALASTDALPVHLRSRNNALLLTALAQVRPAVDEALRRYGPERVAVVLGTSTSGIGESEAAIKAREATGELPAHFDVRQQELGSPALALNHVLGVKGPSFVISTACSSSAKALATAARLLRSGIADAVITGGADALCAFTVAGFASLDSVSEARCNPMSVHRRGINIGEGAALFLMTREPGPVRLAGWGESSDAHHLSAPEPGGRGALVAMRTALERAGVTAADVGYVNLHGTATPQNDAMESRAVASLLGQAVPCSSTKPLTGHTLGAAGALEAALCWLTLTDAHGRLPPHWWDGEADPELPALALVKPGTALGRPPRYVLSNSFAFGGSNAALLLGTA; encoded by the coding sequence GTGACGCCGCCCGTCTTCCTCAATCACCTCGGCGTGGTGTGCGCCCTGGGCCATGGCACCACGGAGGTGGCCCAGGCCCTCTTCGGAGAGCAGCCGACGGGCGTGGCCCCCAGCCCCGACTTCGCCTCCCGCGTGCTGCACGTGGGGCACGTCACCTCGGCGCTCGCGTCCACGGACGCGCTGCCGGTGCACCTGCGAAGCCGCAACAACGCGCTCTTGCTCACCGCGCTCGCCCAGGTGCGTCCCGCCGTGGACGAGGCCCTGCGGCGATATGGACCGGAGCGCGTGGCCGTGGTCCTGGGCACCAGCACCTCCGGCATCGGCGAGAGCGAGGCCGCCATCAAGGCCCGCGAGGCCACGGGCGAGTTGCCCGCGCACTTCGACGTGCGGCAGCAGGAGCTGGGCTCGCCCGCACTGGCGCTCAACCACGTGCTCGGGGTGAAGGGGCCCTCGTTCGTCATCTCCACCGCGTGCTCGTCCAGCGCCAAGGCCCTGGCCACCGCGGCCCGGCTTCTTCGCTCGGGCATCGCGGACGCGGTCATCACCGGCGGCGCGGACGCGCTGTGCGCCTTCACCGTGGCGGGCTTTGCCTCGCTCGACTCGGTGAGCGAGGCGCGGTGCAACCCGATGAGCGTGCACCGCCGGGGCATCAACATCGGAGAAGGCGCGGCGCTGTTCCTGATGACGCGCGAGCCGGGGCCGGTGCGGCTCGCGGGCTGGGGCGAGTCCTCGGACGCGCACCACCTCTCCGCGCCCGAGCCCGGCGGACGAGGCGCCCTGGTCGCCATGCGCACGGCGCTGGAGCGCGCGGGCGTGACGGCGGCCGACGTGGGCTACGTCAACCTCCACGGCACGGCGACGCCACAGAACGACGCCATGGAGAGCCGCGCGGTGGCCTCGCTGTTGGGGCAGGCCGTGCCGTGCAGCTCCACCAAGCCGCTCACCGGCCACACGCTGGGAGCCGCGGGCGCGCTGGAGGCGGCCCTGTGCTGGCTGACGCTCACGGATGCTCACGGGCGGCTTCCTCCCCACTGGTGGGACGGCGAGGCGGACCCGGAGCTGCCCGCGCTGGCGCTGGTGAAGCCGGGGACGGCGCTGGGGCGTCCGCCGCGCTATGTCCTGAGCAACTCCTTCGCCTTCGGCGGCAGCAACGCCGCACTCCTCCTGGGGACGGCCTGA
- a CDS encoding 3-hydroxylacyl-ACP dehydratase has protein sequence MRMPIAFDISEIVPHADRMRLIDRAVEGDEEGLVAEVTLREDCLFQEGGEVGGWVGIEFMAQAIAAYAGWRQRLQGQPQRMGFLLGTRKYECSRPSFKVGEHLRIEVRRQFWTDEGMSQFDCTLGVGGETVATAALTVFQPPASVDLTKVGKDE, from the coding sequence ATGCGCATGCCCATTGCCTTCGACATCTCGGAGATTGTCCCCCACGCCGACCGCATGCGGCTGATAGACAGGGCGGTGGAAGGCGACGAGGAGGGCCTGGTGGCCGAGGTGACGCTGCGCGAGGACTGCCTCTTCCAGGAAGGGGGCGAGGTGGGCGGCTGGGTGGGCATCGAGTTCATGGCCCAGGCCATCGCCGCGTACGCCGGCTGGCGGCAGCGGCTGCAGGGACAGCCCCAGCGGATGGGCTTCCTGCTGGGCACGCGCAAATACGAGTGCAGCCGCCCGTCGTTCAAGGTGGGCGAGCACCTTCGCATCGAGGTCCGCCGACAATTCTGGACGGACGAGGGCATGAGCCAGTTCGACTGCACCCTGGGCGTGGGCGGGGAGACGGTGGCCACGGCGGCGCTGACGGTGTTCCAGCCGCCGGCCTCGGTGGACCTGACGAAGGTGGGCAAGGATGAGTGA
- the fabG gene encoding 3-oxoacyl-ACP reductase FabG: MSEKTVLVTGSSRGIGRAIALRLARDGFDVVVHCRSKVEEAEAVATGVRELDRAARVLRFDVADRADTEKVLLADIEAHGCYYGVVCNAGIARDNAFPAMPAEDWDAVIHTNLDAFYNVLNPLSMPLVRRRKPGRIVTLSSVSGLMGNRGQVNYSAAKAGIIGATKALAVELASRGITVNCVAPGLIDTEMVEPHIVEEALKMIPAKRLGRPEEVAAAVSFLMSEDAAYVTRQVISVNGGLLG; this comes from the coding sequence ATGAGTGAGAAGACGGTACTGGTGACGGGCTCCAGCCGGGGCATCGGCCGCGCCATCGCCCTGCGGCTGGCGCGCGACGGCTTCGACGTCGTGGTGCACTGCCGCTCCAAGGTGGAGGAGGCGGAGGCGGTGGCCACGGGCGTGCGCGAGCTGGACCGTGCCGCGCGCGTGCTGCGCTTCGACGTGGCCGACCGCGCCGACACGGAGAAGGTGCTGCTCGCGGACATCGAGGCCCACGGTTGCTACTACGGCGTGGTGTGCAACGCGGGCATCGCCCGGGACAACGCCTTCCCCGCCATGCCCGCGGAGGACTGGGACGCGGTCATCCACACCAACCTGGACGCGTTCTACAACGTGCTCAACCCGCTGAGCATGCCGCTGGTGCGCAGGCGCAAGCCCGGGCGCATCGTCACGCTGTCCTCCGTGTCCGGCCTCATGGGCAACCGGGGCCAGGTGAACTACAGCGCGGCGAAGGCGGGCATCATCGGCGCGACGAAGGCGCTGGCGGTGGAGCTGGCCAGCCGTGGCATCACCGTCAACTGCGTGGCGCCGGGCCTCATCGACACGGAGATGGTGGAGCCGCACATCGTCGAGGAGGCGCTGAAGATGATTCCGGCGAAGCGGCTGGGCAGGCCCGAGGAGGTCGCCGCCGCGGTGAGCTTCCTGATGAGCGAGGACGCCGCGTATGTCACGCGGCAGGTCATCTCCGTGAATGGAGGGCTGCTGGGATGA
- a CDS encoding beta-ketoacyl-ACP synthase — translation MKRVVVTGVGALSPLGHDWPQVEARLKSLRNAVQVIEDWKQYEGLNTQVGAPTAPFELPPQTYSRKTMRGMGRVALLATRASELALVDAGLLGDALLSSGKMGVSYGSSTGSPPSIGDFGRMLMNKSTEGITATSYVRSMSHTAAVNIGVFFGLTGRIITTSSACTSGSQGIGYAYEAIKMGRQVAMLAGGAEELDATGAAVFDTLFATSTKSNGTPELTPRPFHAQRDGLVLGEGACTLVLEELEHARARGARIYAELIGYGTNSDGRHITQPHSETMAVAMRLALEDAGVEPGAVAYVNAHGTATDTGDVAESVATNQVFGERMPISSLKSYMGHTLGACGALEAWMTVEMMRSEWFAPTLHLDEASVDPRCAPLDYVTGNGRRIQADVVMSNNFAFGGINTSLIFRRWQ, via the coding sequence ATGAAGCGGGTCGTCGTCACGGGCGTGGGCGCGCTGAGCCCCCTGGGCCATGACTGGCCGCAGGTGGAGGCCCGGCTCAAGTCGCTGCGCAATGCCGTGCAGGTCATCGAGGACTGGAAGCAGTACGAGGGGCTCAACACGCAGGTGGGCGCGCCCACCGCGCCGTTCGAGCTGCCGCCGCAGACGTACTCACGCAAGACGATGCGCGGCATGGGCCGGGTGGCGCTCCTGGCCACGCGCGCCAGTGAGCTGGCACTCGTCGACGCGGGGCTCCTCGGCGACGCGCTGCTCTCCAGCGGGAAGATGGGCGTGTCGTACGGCTCGTCCACCGGCTCGCCGCCGAGCATCGGTGACTTCGGCCGGATGCTGATGAACAAGAGCACCGAGGGCATCACCGCCACGTCCTACGTGCGCTCCATGTCCCATACGGCCGCCGTGAACATCGGCGTCTTCTTCGGGCTCACCGGGCGCATCATCACCACGTCCAGCGCGTGCACGTCTGGCAGCCAGGGCATCGGCTACGCGTACGAGGCCATCAAGATGGGCCGGCAGGTGGCCATGCTCGCCGGAGGCGCCGAGGAGCTGGATGCCACCGGCGCCGCCGTGTTCGACACCCTGTTCGCCACCAGCACGAAGAGCAACGGCACGCCAGAGCTGACGCCCCGCCCCTTCCACGCCCAGCGCGACGGCCTGGTGCTCGGCGAGGGTGCGTGCACGCTGGTGCTGGAGGAGCTGGAGCACGCGCGGGCCCGGGGCGCGCGCATCTACGCGGAGCTCATCGGCTACGGGACGAACAGCGACGGGCGCCACATCACCCAGCCGCACTCGGAGACCATGGCCGTGGCGATGCGGCTGGCCCTGGAGGACGCGGGCGTGGAGCCGGGCGCGGTGGCCTACGTCAACGCGCACGGCACCGCCACCGACACGGGCGACGTGGCGGAGAGCGTGGCGACGAACCAGGTCTTCGGCGAGCGGATGCCCATCTCGTCCCTCAAGAGCTACATGGGACACACGCTGGGCGCCTGCGGCGCGCTGGAGGCGTGGATGACGGTGGAGATGATGCGCTCGGAGTGGTTCGCCCCCACGCTCCACCTGGACGAGGCGTCGGTGGACCCCCGCTGCGCCCCGCTGGACTACGTGACGGGAAATGGCCGAAGGATCCAGGCCGACGTCGTCATGTCGAACAACTTCGCCTTCGGTGGCATCAACACCTCGTTGATCTTCCGCCGGTGGCAGTGA
- a CDS encoding excinuclease ATPase subunit, whose product MKKAMLLSLLALTVSTPALARDTVVMIPLKEVLAMPQAQEKLDGTVRFYLAGAKTPDIVKEFGEDVTNKKTNGINKSDEEGCKWATLSALIALQEGAKKRGANAVVGIVSYYKKNELQHATEIECHAGTFAIGVALKGTYAKVAGKK is encoded by the coding sequence ATGAAGAAGGCAATGCTGCTGTCGCTGCTCGCGCTCACCGTCTCCACCCCGGCCCTGGCGCGCGACACCGTGGTCATGATTCCGCTCAAGGAAGTCCTGGCGATGCCCCAGGCCCAGGAGAAGCTGGACGGCACGGTGCGCTTCTACCTGGCCGGCGCGAAGACGCCCGACATCGTCAAGGAGTTCGGCGAGGACGTCACCAACAAGAAGACCAACGGCATCAACAAGTCCGACGAGGAGGGCTGCAAGTGGGCCACCCTCTCCGCGCTCATCGCCCTCCAGGAGGGCGCCAAGAAGCGCGGCGCCAACGCCGTGGTCGGCATCGTCAGCTACTACAAGAAGAACGAGCTGCAGCACGCGACCGAAATCGAGTGCCACGCCGGCACCTTCGCCATCGGCGTCGCCCTCAAGGGCACGTACGCGAAGGTCGCGGGCAAGAAGTAG
- a CDS encoding serine/threonine-protein kinase, which translates to MTPYTMLHLALAGAFLVLALVHLATWGAVRSQRVQLWLATSFLGFAALSFSTGVTSHEAGRLFIDTRPWLLLGALMAIPLPYTLLRVLWALLDLPLTPWRKVLVALAVAFGGLRIVDVLGSVLSSASVRMTPAELGQATSSLGLPMFWLLAFTVGGTWAVEALRALKRRGAMAVAVLFAALCALGILGRELAVDLGWTEGPSFTTLVGIPFLMLATTALAILTARSLRGADLGTGIHRYRRLSRLGRGGMGEVWLAVRTGRAGFHRLVVLKRMVDEGGEDLAVRLQRFIGEARTAARLHHPNIVSVHDLGQVDGAWFIVMEYLSGVNALKLARLVRRGGVVPLEVVVEVCVQSLRGLAYAHERGVIHRDISADNLVVTFDGVVKVVDFGIAHGLGAPQEKSVSTASVPALSHLTQEGDVIGKVAYMPPERRAGAPATVSGDVYALGCVLHELLWGELPGIGMSLQQRALWDGPEAAEVNRKLRGIVDRALHPMPARRFEDARQMELALEALRHALPPVNLARWLRENFAEKYAHERALAELSDPTPEQVQALESHTPVAAPVELIPTQLVAPVEAAPTELQATRKLRAPI; encoded by the coding sequence GTGACGCCCTACACCATGTTGCATCTGGCATTGGCCGGCGCCTTCCTGGTGCTCGCGCTGGTGCATCTGGCGACGTGGGGGGCGGTCCGCTCCCAGCGGGTGCAGCTGTGGCTGGCCACGAGCTTCCTGGGCTTCGCGGCGCTGAGCTTCTCCACCGGCGTGACGAGCCACGAGGCGGGGCGGCTGTTCATCGACACGCGGCCCTGGTTGCTACTGGGGGCGTTGATGGCCATCCCCCTGCCCTACACGCTGCTGCGGGTGCTGTGGGCGCTGTTGGACCTGCCGCTCACGCCCTGGCGCAAGGTGTTGGTGGCGCTGGCGGTGGCCTTCGGTGGGCTGCGCATCGTGGACGTGCTGGGCTCGGTGCTCTCGAGCGCGAGCGTGCGGATGACTCCGGCGGAGCTGGGCCAGGCGACCTCCAGCCTGGGGCTGCCCATGTTCTGGCTGCTCGCCTTCACGGTGGGCGGGACGTGGGCGGTGGAGGCGCTGCGGGCGCTCAAGCGGCGCGGCGCCATGGCGGTGGCGGTGCTGTTCGCCGCGCTGTGCGCGCTCGGCATCCTGGGGCGGGAGCTGGCGGTGGACCTGGGGTGGACGGAGGGGCCGTCCTTCACCACGCTGGTGGGGATTCCCTTCCTGATGCTGGCGACGACGGCGCTCGCCATCCTCACCGCGCGCTCGCTGCGGGGCGCGGACCTGGGCACGGGCATCCACCGCTACCGGCGGCTCTCGCGGTTGGGGCGTGGCGGGATGGGCGAGGTGTGGCTCGCGGTGCGCACGGGGCGGGCGGGGTTCCACCGGCTGGTGGTGCTCAAGCGGATGGTCGACGAGGGCGGCGAGGACCTCGCGGTGCGGCTGCAGCGCTTCATCGGCGAGGCGCGCACCGCGGCGCGGCTGCATCACCCGAACATCGTCTCCGTGCATGACCTGGGACAGGTCGACGGCGCGTGGTTCATCGTCATGGAGTACCTGAGCGGGGTGAATGCGCTGAAGCTCGCGCGGCTGGTGCGGCGCGGGGGCGTGGTGCCGCTCGAGGTGGTGGTGGAGGTCTGCGTGCAGTCCCTGCGGGGGCTCGCGTACGCGCACGAGCGCGGCGTCATCCACCGGGACATCAGCGCGGACAACCTGGTGGTGACGTTCGACGGCGTGGTGAAGGTGGTGGACTTCGGCATCGCGCATGGGCTGGGCGCGCCGCAGGAGAAGTCCGTGTCCACCGCGTCCGTGCCCGCGCTGAGCCACCTCACCCAGGAAGGGGATGTCATCGGCAAGGTCGCGTACATGCCGCCCGAGCGGAGGGCGGGAGCCCCGGCGACGGTGTCCGGGGATGTGTATGCGCTCGGCTGTGTGCTGCATGAGCTGCTGTGGGGTGAGCTGCCGGGCATCGGCATGAGCCTCCAGCAGCGCGCGCTCTGGGATGGGCCCGAGGCGGCCGAGGTGAACCGGAAGCTGCGGGGCATCGTCGACCGGGCGCTGCACCCCATGCCCGCGCGGCGCTTCGAGGATGCGCGGCAGATGGAGCTGGCGCTGGAGGCGCTGAGACACGCGCTGCCGCCGGTGAACCTGGCGCGGTGGCTGCGCGAGAACTTCGCGGAGAAGTACGCGCATGAGCGCGCGCTGGCGGAGCTGAGCGACCCGACGCCCGAGCAGGTGCAGGCGCTCGAGTCACACACGCCCGTGGCGGCTCCGGTGGAGCTCATCCCCACCCAGCTCGTGGCGCCCGTGGAGGCCGCCCCCACGGAGCTCCAGGCCACGCGCAAGCTGCGCGCACCGATCTGA
- a CDS encoding DUF429 domain-containing protein, translated as MTSRRMWLPRQGRAVGVDWSGAVHAHRKVWAATVEFEAGRGRLVSLLRPFSSGGALAVAEGLGPWLSSQGAEVAGLDFCFSLEASQLQRLGLPVTGPARLGSAVRDAHASAEAFRDAVGPEKKRVTDVRCSAPFAPTNLRMFRQTYWGLRALEGWHGAVPPWSTHPGPAAVEVLPAEVVRWLGLPKTYKGRDFDERRRDILRRVRESTGLVISTSDQLTLVSDADGDALDALLAALSAASAWASGFSGAPASVVRSGEGWIYSVLERPES; from the coding sequence GTGACGTCGCGCCGCATGTGGCTCCCGCGGCAGGGGCGCGCGGTGGGAGTGGACTGGAGTGGCGCGGTCCACGCCCACCGGAAGGTCTGGGCCGCCACCGTGGAGTTCGAGGCGGGACGCGGGCGGCTCGTGTCGCTCCTGCGTCCGTTCTCCTCCGGAGGCGCGCTCGCGGTGGCGGAGGGGCTGGGGCCCTGGTTGTCGTCCCAGGGCGCCGAGGTGGCCGGGCTCGACTTCTGCTTCAGCCTGGAGGCGAGCCAGCTCCAGCGCCTGGGGCTGCCCGTGACGGGGCCCGCGCGGCTGGGCTCGGCGGTGAGAGATGCCCATGCCTCGGCTGAAGCGTTCCGGGACGCGGTGGGGCCGGAGAAGAAGCGCGTCACGGACGTGAGGTGCTCGGCGCCGTTCGCGCCCACGAACCTGCGCATGTTCAGACAGACGTACTGGGGCCTGCGTGCGCTCGAGGGCTGGCACGGGGCCGTTCCTCCGTGGAGCACGCACCCCGGGCCGGCGGCGGTGGAGGTGCTCCCCGCCGAGGTCGTCCGCTGGCTGGGCTTGCCGAAGACGTACAAGGGGCGAGACTTCGACGAGCGCCGGCGCGACATCCTCCGACGTGTCCGTGAGTCCACGGGGCTGGTCATCTCCACCAGCGACCAGCTCACCCTGGTGTCCGATGCGGATGGCGACGCGCTCGATGCGCTCCTCGCCGCGCTGTCGGCCGCGTCGGCCTGGGCCTCCGGGTTCAGTGGCGCTCCCGCCTCCGTGGTGCGTTCAGGGGAGGGGTGGATCTACTCGGTGCTGGAGCGCCCCGAGTCGTAG